In Prescottella soli, a genomic segment contains:
- a CDS encoding shikimate dehydrogenase: MIDVSARKAAVLGSPISHSKSPQLHLAAYAALGLSGWTYERIECTGEQLPGLVSGLGPEWVGLSVTMPGKVAALEFATERTARAVTIGSANTLVRIDDGWRADCTDVDGVRGALVDGGVGDLTGGSAVVVGAGGTARPALVALADMGVAAVTVVARDADRARPTLVCAEAVGLSVRHVTFDDDRLGDLCADSAALVSTVPAAGAAPYADVIGRARFVLDAIYNPWPTPLAESVERAGGTVVGGLAMLLNQAYGQVEQFTGMPAPREAMAAAIR, encoded by the coding sequence GTGATCGACGTGTCGGCGCGTAAGGCGGCGGTTCTGGGCAGCCCGATCTCGCATTCGAAGTCCCCGCAGCTGCACCTCGCGGCCTATGCCGCGTTGGGGCTTTCCGGCTGGACGTACGAGCGGATCGAGTGCACCGGCGAGCAGTTGCCCGGCCTCGTGTCCGGGCTGGGACCCGAATGGGTCGGGCTGTCGGTGACGATGCCCGGCAAGGTCGCGGCGCTCGAGTTCGCGACCGAGCGCACCGCGCGGGCCGTGACGATTGGGTCGGCCAACACCCTCGTCCGCATCGACGACGGCTGGCGGGCCGACTGCACCGACGTCGACGGCGTCCGTGGCGCTCTCGTCGACGGTGGCGTCGGCGACCTCACCGGGGGCTCGGCCGTCGTGGTCGGTGCCGGCGGAACCGCCCGCCCGGCGCTCGTCGCGCTCGCGGACATGGGGGTGGCGGCGGTGACGGTCGTTGCGCGGGACGCGGACCGTGCGCGGCCCACCCTGGTGTGCGCCGAGGCGGTGGGGCTGTCCGTGCGGCACGTGACGTTCGACGACGACCGACTCGGCGACCTGTGCGCCGACTCCGCCGCGCTGGTCAGCACCGTGCCCGCGGCGGGGGCGGCGCCGTACGCGGACGTGATCGGCCGGGCACGGTTCGTGCTCGACGCCATCTACAACCCGTGGCCGACCCCGCTCGCCGAGTCCGTCGAACGCGCCGGCGGCACGGTCGTCGGGGGACTGGCGATGCTGCTCAACCAGGCGTACGGGCAGGTCGAACAGTTCACGGGCATGCCCGCGCCGCGCGAAGCCATGGCGGCGGCGATCCGGTAG
- the aroB gene encoding 3-dehydroquinate synthase, translating to MTEPVRVEVATADPYPVIIGRGLLGELVEELEGTRTVAIFHQPPLAETAEAVRSALAEKGIDAHRIEIPDAEDGKDLAVAGFCWEVLGRIGLTRSDAIVSLGGGAATDLAGFVAATWMRGVRIVHVPTTLLAMVDAAVGGKTGINTEAGKNLVGAFHEPSAVLIDLATLETVPRNEIVAGMAEVIKTGFIADPVILDLIEADPEAALDPTGTVLPELIRRSVEVKARVVAADLKESSLREILNYGHTLGHAIERRERYRWRHGAAVAVGLVYAAELGRLAGRLDDATADRHRSILELVGLPTTYDGDAFADLLKGMQTDKKNRAGLLRFVVLDGLAKPGRLEGPDPSLLVAAYGAIARDASPSGGTVLL from the coding sequence GTGACCGAACCGGTACGCGTCGAGGTGGCAACGGCAGATCCCTACCCGGTGATCATCGGGCGGGGTCTGCTCGGTGAGCTCGTCGAGGAGCTCGAGGGCACCCGCACGGTGGCGATCTTCCACCAGCCGCCGCTCGCCGAGACCGCGGAAGCGGTGCGATCGGCTCTGGCGGAGAAGGGAATCGATGCGCACCGCATCGAGATCCCGGACGCCGAGGACGGCAAGGACCTCGCGGTCGCGGGCTTCTGCTGGGAGGTGCTCGGCCGCATCGGCCTGACGCGCAGCGACGCGATCGTCAGCCTCGGTGGCGGCGCCGCCACCGACCTCGCCGGTTTCGTGGCCGCGACGTGGATGCGCGGTGTGCGGATCGTGCACGTGCCCACGACGCTGCTGGCGATGGTCGATGCCGCCGTCGGCGGCAAGACCGGCATCAACACCGAGGCCGGCAAGAACCTGGTCGGCGCGTTCCATGAGCCGTCCGCGGTCCTGATCGACCTCGCGACGCTGGAGACCGTGCCGCGCAACGAGATCGTCGCGGGCATGGCGGAGGTCATCAAGACCGGTTTCATCGCCGACCCGGTGATCCTGGACCTCATCGAGGCCGACCCCGAGGCCGCACTGGATCCGACCGGAACCGTCCTTCCCGAGCTGATCCGCCGCTCGGTCGAGGTCAAGGCCAGGGTCGTCGCGGCGGACCTCAAGGAGTCGAGCCTGCGCGAGATCCTCAACTACGGTCACACGCTCGGCCACGCGATCGAGCGGCGTGAGCGCTACCGCTGGCGTCACGGCGCCGCGGTGGCCGTCGGCCTGGTGTACGCCGCGGAACTCGGTCGCCTGGCGGGTCGTCTCGACGATGCCACTGCCGACCGGCACCGGTCGATCCTCGAGCTCGTCGGCCTACCCACCACGTACGACGGGGATGCGTTCGCGGACCTGCTGAAGGGCATGCAGACCGACAAGAAGAATCGTGCGGGTCTGCTGCGGTTCGTCGTGCTCGACGGCCTTGCCAAGCCGGGCCGGCTCGAGGGCCCGGATCCGTCGCTGCTCGTCGCCGCGTACGGCGCGATCGCGCGGGACGCGAGCCCGAGCGGCGGGACGGTGCTGCTGTGA
- a CDS encoding shikimate kinase has protein sequence MTPRAVLIGPPGAGKSTIGRRLALALDLELLDTDVEIERRTGRTIPEIFAADGEPYFREIEEQVVGEALESHDGILSLGGGAILSELTRSRLSGHTVVYLEISVAEGLKRTGATTGRPLLNGGDPKAKYHALMRRRRPLYRQVATIRVRTDSRSPSRVVQQLVTKLTDGPAPGAPAHDETEAEQ, from the coding sequence ATGACACCGCGCGCAGTCCTGATCGGGCCGCCGGGCGCGGGCAAGTCGACCATCGGTCGACGGCTCGCGCTGGCGCTCGATCTCGAGCTGCTCGACACCGACGTCGAGATCGAGCGCAGGACCGGGCGCACCATCCCGGAGATCTTCGCCGCGGACGGGGAACCGTACTTCCGGGAGATCGAGGAGCAGGTGGTCGGGGAGGCGCTCGAATCGCACGACGGGATCCTGTCCCTCGGCGGCGGCGCGATCCTCTCCGAACTCACCCGTTCCCGGCTGTCCGGGCATACCGTGGTGTATCTGGAGATCAGCGTCGCGGAGGGCCTCAAGCGGACCGGTGCGACCACGGGACGGCCACTGCTGAACGGGGGCGACCCCAAGGCGAAGTACCACGCACTGATGCGCCGTCGCCGGCCGCTGTACCGGCAGGTGGCGACCATCCGGGTACGAACCGACAGCCGGAGCCCGAGCCGGGTGGTCCAGCAGTTGGTGACGAAGTTGACCGACGGGCCCGCACCGGGCGCCCCGGCACACGACGAGACAGAAGCGGAGCAGTAG
- a CDS encoding A24 family peptidase: MWWIVVGLLTGGLTGYGTRRLLAGFTRDAPIPVGWCEGACAVGFAAVTLRVGWSPALVPALALVWWMLAASVVDLRVRRLPNVLTLPGGAAIVGFALGTGEARGAVAGALMLAGSYLMLHLVAPSGMGAGDVKLAVGLGAVTGMAGASAWLAAAALAPVLSALVGVARRRVGDPIAHGPSMCAATAVALWCL; this comes from the coding sequence ATGTGGTGGATCGTCGTGGGGCTGCTCACCGGTGGACTGACCGGGTACGGAACCCGTCGGCTGCTGGCCGGGTTCACGCGCGACGCTCCGATCCCGGTCGGGTGGTGCGAGGGTGCGTGCGCCGTCGGGTTCGCGGCCGTCACGCTGCGGGTGGGATGGTCGCCGGCGCTGGTGCCCGCGCTCGCGCTCGTGTGGTGGATGCTGGCGGCGAGCGTCGTCGACCTGCGCGTGCGTCGGCTGCCGAACGTGCTCACCCTGCCCGGCGGCGCAGCGATCGTCGGGTTCGCTCTCGGCACGGGGGAGGCGCGGGGTGCGGTGGCCGGTGCCCTGATGCTGGCCGGGTCCTACCTGATGCTGCACCTGGTGGCGCCGTCCGGGATGGGCGCCGGCGACGTCAAACTCGCTGTCGGTCTGGGCGCCGTGACCGGGATGGCGGGTGCATCCGCATGGTTGGCCGCGGCCGCCCTGGCCCCGGTACTCAGCGCGCTCGTCGGCGTGGCGCGGCGGCGCGTCGGCGACCCGATCGCGCACGGTCCGTCGATGTGTGCGGCGACCGCGGTGGCCCTGTGGTGCCTGTGA
- the mltG gene encoding endolytic transglycosylase MltG — protein sequence MNDHRQPPGRPEFESTPGYAGDHGYYDYDRSADHDRGDRYGYPADHGHEAYGADGYDAHGYDAQGYETEGYDTHGYETHGSDAGYGYEPEYDEYQYSDARRRALPTAVGAQPVSRGEMRRMREVARRKRRGRVIGVLAGAVLLGGMGAAAVAVYDQISGRDVADYAGPGGPDVVVQVHSGDTAEQIANEMATKDVVKSEGAFYRAALRNDAMNSLQPGYYSIATQISGADAVSALVSPKARVGQLVISEGRQLHDTRDVQTGAVKKGIYTLIAEASCVGSVNAPKCISYDQLNQAGAGADLTALGVPDWARAQVANVPDRDRQLEGLIAAGSWDFDPTQTPVQILHQLVSASAESYESTGIKTAGTHVGLGPYQMLVVASLVEREGMPADFDKVARVVVNRLAVNQPLQFDSTVNYALDTTEVATTDADRARATPWNTYAMPGLPATPISSPSINALRAVENPAPGDYLYFVTIDKKGTTLFTRDYNEHLANIELAQRSGILDSGR from the coding sequence GTGAACGATCATCGCCAACCGCCGGGCCGTCCCGAGTTCGAGTCGACCCCCGGTTACGCGGGTGATCACGGCTACTACGACTACGACCGATCCGCCGATCACGATCGCGGCGACCGGTACGGGTATCCGGCGGACCACGGCCACGAGGCCTACGGCGCCGATGGTTACGACGCCCACGGTTACGACGCCCAGGGCTACGAGACCGAGGGGTACGACACCCACGGTTACGAGACCCACGGTTCCGACGCCGGGTACGGCTACGAACCCGAGTACGACGAGTACCAGTACTCCGACGCGCGCCGCCGGGCCCTGCCGACCGCGGTCGGTGCCCAGCCGGTGAGCCGGGGTGAGATGCGGCGCATGCGCGAGGTGGCGCGTCGCAAGCGCCGTGGCCGGGTCATCGGCGTTCTCGCCGGTGCGGTCCTCCTCGGCGGCATGGGCGCCGCCGCCGTCGCCGTGTACGACCAGATCAGCGGCCGCGACGTCGCCGACTACGCCGGTCCGGGTGGCCCCGACGTGGTCGTCCAGGTGCACTCCGGCGACACCGCGGAGCAGATCGCGAACGAGATGGCCACCAAGGACGTCGTCAAGAGCGAGGGCGCGTTCTACCGGGCCGCGCTCCGCAACGACGCCATGAATTCGCTTCAGCCCGGCTACTACTCGATCGCCACCCAGATCTCGGGCGCCGATGCGGTGTCGGCGCTGGTCTCGCCGAAGGCGCGTGTCGGGCAGCTGGTGATCTCCGAGGGCCGGCAGTTGCACGACACCCGCGACGTCCAGACCGGTGCGGTCAAGAAGGGCATCTACACCCTGATCGCGGAGGCCAGCTGTGTCGGTTCGGTGAACGCCCCCAAGTGCATCAGCTACGACCAGCTCAACCAGGCGGGCGCCGGCGCCGACCTCACCGCGCTCGGCGTGCCGGACTGGGCGCGCGCACAGGTCGCGAACGTCCCGGACCGGGATCGTCAGCTCGAGGGGTTGATCGCCGCCGGCAGTTGGGATTTCGATCCCACGCAGACGCCGGTGCAGATCCTGCACCAGCTCGTGAGTGCCAGCGCGGAGAGCTACGAATCCACCGGCATCAAAACTGCCGGTACCCACGTCGGGCTGGGCCCGTACCAGATGCTCGTCGTCGCGTCGCTCGTCGAACGTGAGGGAATGCCCGCCGACTTCGACAAGGTCGCTCGGGTGGTCGTCAACCGCCTCGCGGTGAACCAGCCGCTCCAGTTCGACTCGACCGTGAACTACGCCCTCGACACCACCGAGGTCGCCACCACCGACGCGGACCGCGCCCGGGCCACACCGTGGAACACGTACGCCATGCCGGGCCTGCCCGCCACGCCGATCTCGTCGCCGAGCATCAATGCGCTTCGCGCCGTGGAGAATCCGGCTCCGGGCGACTACCTGTACTTCGTGACGATCGACAAGAAGGGCACCACGCTCTTCACCCGCGACTACAACGAGCATCTCGCGAACATCGAGTTGGCTCAGCGGAGCGGCATCCTCGACAGTGGAAGGTGA
- the aroC gene encoding chorismate synthase has translation MLRWITAGESHGPALVAMLEGMVAGVEVTSDDIAAQLARRRLGYGRGARMKFEADKVTIIGGVRHGRTLGGPIAVEVGNTEWPKWETIMSADPVDEAELAGQARNAPLTRPRPGHADYSGMLKYGFDDARPVLERASARETAARVAAGTVARQFLRQLFGVEVLSHVISIGASDPYVGPGPQAGDLEAIDASPVRAFGETAEASMIAEIEAAKKDGDTLGGVVEVVVHGLPVGLGSFISGADRLDSKLAAALMGIQAIKGVEVGDGFETARRRGSAAHDEMRPGPDGVLRSTNRAGGLEGGMTNGEALRVRAAMKPISTVPRALSTVDMSTGEEAVAIHQRSDVCAVPAAGVVAEAMVALVVAQAALDKFGGDSIAETRSNFQRYVDGIAARQPR, from the coding sequence GTGTTGCGCTGGATAACTGCTGGAGAGTCCCATGGTCCCGCCCTCGTAGCCATGCTCGAGGGGATGGTCGCCGGCGTCGAGGTGACGTCCGACGACATCGCGGCGCAGCTTGCGCGCCGCCGCCTCGGCTACGGCCGCGGCGCCCGCATGAAGTTCGAGGCCGACAAGGTCACGATCATCGGCGGCGTCCGTCACGGCCGCACCCTCGGTGGCCCGATCGCCGTCGAGGTCGGCAACACCGAATGGCCCAAGTGGGAGACCATCATGTCCGCCGACCCGGTGGACGAGGCCGAACTCGCCGGTCAGGCGCGCAACGCGCCGCTCACCCGTCCGCGTCCCGGGCACGCCGACTACTCGGGCATGCTCAAGTACGGGTTCGACGACGCCCGCCCGGTCCTCGAGCGCGCCAGCGCCCGCGAGACCGCGGCTCGTGTCGCCGCCGGCACCGTCGCCCGTCAGTTCCTGCGTCAGCTCTTCGGCGTCGAGGTCCTCTCGCACGTCATCTCGATCGGCGCGTCCGATCCGTACGTCGGCCCGGGTCCGCAGGCCGGTGACCTCGAGGCGATCGACGCCAGCCCTGTTCGGGCTTTCGGCGAAACGGCAGAAGCTTCGATGATCGCCGAGATCGAGGCCGCCAAGAAGGACGGCGACACCCTCGGCGGTGTCGTCGAGGTGGTTGTCCATGGCCTCCCGGTCGGGCTGGGCTCCTTCATCAGCGGCGCGGACCGCCTCGACTCCAAGCTCGCTGCCGCCCTCATGGGCATCCAGGCGATCAAGGGTGTCGAGGTCGGCGACGGTTTCGAGACCGCCCGCCGCCGCGGCAGCGCCGCGCACGACGAGATGCGTCCGGGGCCCGACGGCGTCCTCCGCTCGACCAACCGCGCCGGCGGCCTCGAAGGCGGCATGACGAACGGCGAGGCGTTGCGGGTGCGCGCCGCGATGAAGCCGATCTCCACCGTCCCGCGGGCGCTGTCCACCGTCGACATGTCGACCGGCGAGGAAGCAGTCGCGATCCACCAGCGCTCCGATGTCTGCGCGGTCCCGGCTGCCGGTGTCGTCGCCGAGGCGATGGTTGCGCTCGTCGTGGCGCAGGCGGCGCTCGACAAGTTCGGTGGCGACTCGATCGCCGAGACCCGCTCGAATTTCCAGCGGTACGTCGACGGCATCGCGGCGCGTCAGCCCCGGTGA
- the ruvX gene encoding Holliday junction resolvase RuvX, whose amino-acid sequence MPPAESGPDRPAPSGPDHPGVDDPGRGRRIAVDVGSVRIGVASCDPDCILATPVETVARSKEKGPDAPDIRRIVALVQEYEAVEVIVGLPQTLRGERGKAAAIASAFARRLQRGIDPIPVRMADERLTTVTASRALRESGVRAKGQRPMIDQAAAVAILQGWLDERSRAVNVTDSDSSGRPTEGGL is encoded by the coding sequence GTGCCCCCGGCCGAGTCGGGTCCCGACCGCCCTGCACCGTCGGGGCCCGATCACCCCGGGGTCGACGACCCCGGGCGCGGGCGCCGCATCGCCGTCGACGTCGGCAGCGTGCGGATCGGGGTCGCGTCGTGCGATCCCGACTGCATCCTCGCGACGCCGGTGGAGACGGTTGCCCGGTCCAAGGAGAAGGGGCCCGACGCGCCGGACATCCGGCGGATTGTCGCGCTTGTCCAGGAGTACGAGGCCGTCGAGGTTATCGTCGGTCTGCCGCAGACCCTGCGCGGCGAACGCGGCAAGGCCGCGGCAATCGCGTCTGCCTTCGCCCGGCGACTGCAGCGTGGCATCGACCCGATCCCGGTTCGCATGGCCGACGAGCGGCTGACGACGGTCACCGCGTCGCGGGCATTGCGCGAGAGCGGAGTCCGGGCGAAGGGCCAGCGGCCGATGATCGATCAGGCGGCTGCGGTGGCGATCTTGCAGGGATGGTTGGACGAGCGGAGCAGAGCGGTGAACGTGACGGACTCGGACAGTAGTGGCCGGCCCACGGAGGGCGGCCTGTGA